The Mangrovimonas cancribranchiae nucleotide sequence AAAATAACTATTAATTATTATTTATTACTATTGGTTTTCCAATATAAAAATCTAACACTTTAGTTTTAAAAATAAAATCGTATTTAGCGTTAATTAAGTTTGATTGTGCATTGACATATCTAATTCTAGACTGCTCTAAATCGAAAGCATTCATAGCGCCAAGATTATACCGTTCTTGCGCATTTTCAAAGGCTAATTCTTGTGATTGCAAGGCCTTTTTAGATGCTTCGTAACTTTTTAAAGCTGCTTTGGCATCTGTAAATGCCGTTTGTATAGTGTTTTCTAAGTCTAATTTAGATTGCGCTAAATCTAATTTTGAGTTTTCAACAGAAATTTTTGCTTTGGTTACAGATGTTTTATTTTGAAATTGTGAGAATATTGGTATTCCTATACTTAAACTAAAACTATGCGCTTTTTGATCATTTAACTGATTGAAAAACGTGTCTTCTGTATCTATCAAATTCGAATAAAATGCATTTGATCCAAATGCGTAACTTAAATTTACGTTTGGCAAAAATCCAGATTTGCTAATTTTAGTATTCATCTCGGCTACTTCAATATTCTTTTCGGCAAGTTTTATCTCACTTCTATTATCGAAAGCATAGTCTAAAATAGGCTCTACGTTATTATACATTAAAGTTGCCGTTGGGCTTCCTACATCAATCATTTCTACCTGAAATCCTTCTCTAGGTATTTGCAGTATTTGAGACAGTGTAAGTAACGCAATATTATAATTATTCTCGGCAATGGTTAAACTTTGCTCATCTGATGCTAAAGTTGCTTCGGCATCATAA carries:
- a CDS encoding TolC family protein; translation: MMKIDKIGFSIIAVLFLSISIQAQDKVWTLQECVNYALENNISVKQINNSLLSGEQDVKASKGSFLPTLNASASQSLGLGNQELFQGQFADRTTHSTNIGIRATQNVFNGFRTSYLYKQSLLNQEANQLQLQKLKDDISLNVANAYLNVLFNKENLETAKAQVDFSQAQLNQVQDLVEAGVQPQANVYDAEATLASDEQSLTIAENNYNIALLTLSQILQIPREGFQVEMIDVGSPTATLMYNNVEPILDYAFDNRSEIKLAEKNIEVAEMNTKISKSGFLPNVNLSYAFGSNAFYSNLIDTEDTFFNQLNDQKAHSFSLSIGIPIFSQFQNKTSVTKAKISVENSKLDLAQSKLDLENTIQTAFTDAKAALKSYEASKKALQSQELAFENAQERYNLGAMNAFDLEQSRIRYVNAQSNLINAKYDFIFKTKVLDFYIGKPIVINNN